Proteins from one Leptonema illini DSM 21528 genomic window:
- a CDS encoding TIGR02206 family membrane protein, with product MEHGSSQHWIILSLTLVLSVYVTHVGRRDETGRRSHRLALLLGLGLILNYAFYVFYRVREGYWELRYDLPMELCNWSALATSVALLTRNRLSAELSYFWVMTGSINGVLTPDLDFDFPHVRFFMFFIGHSGLIVACVFAVFGLRLYPRRGAVLRAFLFSELYLIVTLAVNFLVNGNYGYLMAKPGAGSLLDYLGDWPGYLIHLQWIILLLFGLAYLPFYRLYAGRPSQAVQGFRDAARNRDGVRHD from the coding sequence ATGGAACATGGTTCGAGCCAGCACTGGATCATCCTCAGTCTCACGCTGGTGTTGAGCGTCTATGTGACGCACGTCGGTCGTCGCGACGAAACCGGCAGGCGCTCTCACCGACTGGCGTTGCTTCTGGGGCTCGGGCTGATACTAAACTACGCCTTCTATGTCTTTTATCGCGTAAGAGAAGGCTACTGGGAGCTGCGCTACGATCTTCCGATGGAATTGTGCAACTGGTCGGCATTGGCGACAAGCGTGGCCCTGCTCACTCGAAATCGACTCTCTGCAGAGCTCTCTTACTTCTGGGTGATGACGGGCTCCATCAACGGAGTGCTGACGCCCGATCTCGATTTCGACTTTCCCCATGTGCGCTTCTTTATGTTCTTCATCGGCCACTCCGGATTGATCGTCGCCTGCGTCTTCGCCGTCTTTGGTCTGAGGCTGTATCCGCGACGCGGAGCGGTGCTGCGAGCCTTTCTCTTTTCAGAGCTGTATCTCATCGTCACGCTCGCCGTGAACTTTCTCGTAAACGGCAACTACGGCTACCTCATGGCTAAGCCCGGAGCGGGAAGCCTGCTTGACTATCTGGGGGATTGGCCTGGATATCTGATCCATCTGCAATGGATCATCCTTTTACTTTTCGGCCTGGCCTATCTGCCGTTCTACAGACTTTATGCCGGACGGCCTTCTCAGGCCGTTCAGGGATTCAGGGACGCAGCAAGAAACCGAGATGGTGTGCGGCATGATTGA
- a CDS encoding NAD-dependent epimerase/dehydratase family protein — protein MKILVTGATGMVGAAIVNRLVEQHEVHALVRNESRARSVLPAQCRLVPGDVTDPSSLEAAVNGCELVFHAAGLPEQWLKDVSVFEKVNVQGTRNVLEAAKKAGVRRVVYTSTIDVFQADVHQSYNESIIDPAPKGTHYERSKQKADRLAVSYLENGMDIVFLHPAGLYGPGPSTSPGINDFVADLIRGKIPMLLPGGFPVVFADDCAQGHIMAAMKAKAGDRFILSDAYYSLVELAGIVHRLHPIKKIPPVMPLWFARAFAVAGEAVSSITGRPPLLPRGQLTFLLWQARPNSDHARDVLGWTSVGIEEGLSRTIAHLKEKGLL, from the coding sequence ATGAAGATTCTCGTAACGGGAGCGACCGGTATGGTCGGAGCAGCCATCGTCAACAGGCTGGTAGAGCAGCATGAAGTGCACGCACTCGTAAGAAACGAGAGTCGAGCGCGATCCGTCCTGCCGGCACAGTGCCGGTTGGTGCCGGGCGACGTAACCGATCCGTCCAGCCTCGAAGCAGCGGTCAACGGATGCGAACTTGTATTTCATGCAGCAGGATTACCCGAGCAGTGGCTGAAAGACGTATCTGTTTTCGAAAAAGTGAATGTGCAGGGAACGCGCAACGTCCTTGAAGCAGCAAAAAAGGCAGGGGTTCGAAGGGTTGTCTATACGAGCACCATCGACGTCTTTCAGGCCGATGTGCATCAGAGCTATAACGAGAGCATCATCGATCCCGCACCTAAAGGAACGCATTACGAACGATCCAAACAGAAGGCCGATCGGCTGGCCGTGAGCTATCTCGAAAACGGAATGGACATCGTATTCCTGCATCCGGCTGGCCTATATGGTCCGGGCCCGTCGACATCGCCGGGAATCAACGATTTTGTCGCTGATCTGATTCGTGGAAAGATACCGATGCTATTGCCCGGAGGTTTTCCCGTCGTCTTTGCCGATGACTGTGCTCAGGGGCATATCATGGCTGCGATGAAGGCAAAGGCGGGGGATCGCTTTATTCTGAGCGATGCTTATTACAGTCTTGTCGAGCTTGCCGGCATCGTGCATCGCCTGCATCCGATTAAGAAAATCCCTCCCGTCATGCCGCTCTGGTTTGCTCGGGCCTTTGCCGTCGCCGGTGAGGCCGTTTCTTCGATAACGGGACGACCGCCGCTGCTTCCGCGCGGACAGCTAACCTTTCTCTTATGGCAAGCCCGCCCGAACAGCGATCATGCGCGAGACGTGCTCGGCTGGACGTCTGTCGGAATCGAAGAAGGCCTGAGCCGCACGATCGCACATCTGAAAGAAAAAGGCCTGCTGTAG
- a CDS encoding CDP-alcohol phosphatidyltransferase family protein, whose amino-acid sequence MDWKQAFDEPFVNVSNLLSVLRVLLLPPFVYASFEYLSQPGLFWLGVLVGLAALAALTDFLDGFLARILHQETIVGRYLDPICDKLVILGAMTLLVLYFDFPPYIYGFYILREILGVWMGTFLYFKRDRQARPNIFGKVAVGVAAIVTVWYYAIPYLRTKLDETDWRLDPTPAAWGFVLIHILGMIGYARSYGKIILEKNPAQ is encoded by the coding sequence ATGGATTGGAAGCAGGCCTTTGACGAGCCCTTTGTGAACGTGTCGAACCTTCTCTCCGTTTTGCGCGTCCTGCTTCTGCCGCCGTTTGTGTATGCCTCCTTCGAATATCTGAGCCAGCCCGGACTGTTCTGGCTCGGCGTTCTTGTCGGTCTTGCCGCTCTGGCCGCCCTCACCGATTTTCTCGACGGCTTCCTGGCCCGCATTCTGCACCAGGAAACCATTGTCGGACGTTATCTTGATCCTATCTGCGACAAGCTCGTCATCCTCGGAGCGATGACGCTGCTTGTGCTCTATTTCGATTTCCCTCCGTATATATACGGATTCTATATTCTGCGAGAGATTCTCGGCGTCTGGATGGGCACCTTCCTTTACTTCAAGCGGGATCGGCAGGCCCGTCCGAATATCTTTGGAAAGGTGGCAGTCGGAGTGGCAGCCATTGTGACTGTCTGGTACTATGCCATCCCGTATCTGCGCACGAAACTCGACGAGACGGACTGGCGTCTTGATCCGACGCCGGCTGCATGGGGATTCGTGCTGATTCACATCCTCGGCATGATCGGCTACGCTCGCAGCTACGGGAAAATTATTCTTGAAAAAAATCCGGCCCAATGA
- the recA gene encoding recombinase RecA, which produces MAKRKIEKNPVSAEKPVDADRARAVDGAIQQIEKQFGKGSIMKLGDDRAASKIEAAPTGALTLDLALGIGGLPKGRIVEIYGPESSGKTTLCLSTVAEIQKAGGVAAFVDAEHALDPTFAKKMGVNIDELLVAQPDNGEEALEITESLVRSNAIDIIVVDSVAALVPRAELEGNMGDAQMGLQARLMSQAMRKLTGTISKSKTVVIFVNQIRNKIGVMFGSPETTTGGNALKFYASVRLDIRRTETLKKADEAYGNRVRVKVVKNKVAPPFRQAEFEILFNKGINKAGCILDSALTQGIVDRSGTWYSYKEAKIGQGRENACTYLEENPEILSEIEAEVRKQILEGNAVAPVAEEENIDPETGEILESAV; this is translated from the coding sequence ATGGCAAAACGTAAGATTGAGAAAAACCCTGTAAGCGCAGAGAAGCCGGTCGATGCAGACCGTGCCCGGGCCGTCGATGGCGCCATCCAGCAGATCGAGAAGCAGTTCGGCAAAGGCTCCATTATGAAGCTCGGCGACGATCGAGCGGCCTCAAAGATTGAAGCGGCGCCGACCGGCGCTCTGACGCTTGATCTTGCCCTTGGCATCGGCGGACTTCCGAAAGGCCGCATCGTCGAGATCTACGGGCCTGAGTCCTCCGGTAAAACAACGCTCTGTCTCTCAACGGTAGCCGAGATCCAGAAGGCCGGCGGTGTGGCTGCCTTTGTCGATGCCGAGCATGCGCTTGATCCCACCTTTGCGAAAAAGATGGGCGTGAATATCGACGAGCTGCTTGTGGCACAGCCCGACAACGGCGAAGAGGCCCTTGAGATCACCGAATCGCTCGTGCGCTCCAATGCCATCGATATCATCGTCGTCGACTCTGTCGCCGCTCTCGTGCCTCGTGCCGAACTGGAAGGCAACATGGGCGACGCACAGATGGGACTCCAGGCCCGACTGATGAGTCAGGCGATGCGCAAGTTGACAGGAACGATCTCCAAATCGAAAACCGTCGTCATCTTCGTTAACCAGATCCGCAATAAGATCGGCGTCATGTTCGGCTCGCCTGAAACGACGACCGGCGGTAACGCTCTGAAGTTCTACGCCTCGGTTCGTCTTGACATCCGACGCACCGAAACGCTGAAGAAGGCCGATGAGGCCTATGGCAACCGCGTGCGCGTGAAGGTCGTGAAGAATAAGGTCGCTCCTCCGTTCCGCCAGGCCGAGTTTGAGATCCTCTTTAACAAGGGCATCAATAAAGCCGGCTGTATCCTCGACTCCGCTCTCACACAGGGCATCGTCGATCGCTCGGGCACGTGGTATTCCTACAAAGAAGCGAAGATCGGCCAGGGACGCGAGAATGCCTGCACGTATCTTGAAGAGAATCCCGAGATCCTGAGCGAGATCGAGGCAGAGGTGCGCAAGCAGATCCTTGAAGGGAATGCAGTAGCGCCCGTTGCAGAAGAAGAGAACATCGATCCAGAAACGGGAGAGATTCTCGAATCTGCGGTTTGA
- a CDS encoding proline--tRNA ligase, whose protein sequence is MKGFLFATRREDPQDAQVDSHRLMVRAGLIEKLGAGLYHILPMGLRSLRKIERIVREEMDRTGAYEFELPVLVPASLWEKSGRWHVMGKEMFRLKDRHENWNVLGPTHEETFTELMSGLLKSYKDLPVNVYQIHTKFRDEIRPRFGVIRSREFIMKDAYSFHNDQDSLNATYDDMRLAYRRIFARAGLETIPVEADTGAMGGSGSEEFMVASHIGEETLLLSESGSYRSNQEKTPVLYEELKGEIADIAAADAKKRLKKIHTPNTKTIEELAAFLKKSTDTLLKTVLYRADYVDGKTETVMILIRGDRQLHEIKLKNHLGALEVAPAPNGDFDEIGSVAGFAGALNLKKEIRVLFDRSCATRPSWVTGANEVDHHLEGFHPVLVDEKWKDKLVDLSLAVAGDPSPDGDGKLRDVKGIEVGHIFKLGDKYTKAMNLTVLNDKQKPVHPLMGCYGIGLNRTMATVIEQNFDEKGIIWPISVAPFEFLLVDICKTDEEKSRVRELYRILRAEFDILWDDRDLRPGVKFNDAELIGFPVRITAGKTFFETGKLEVVIRQDNEKLEIDASVLVMELRKIREDLYGRLPALPESPYEER, encoded by the coding sequence ATGAAGGGATTCCTTTTTGCCACACGCCGTGAAGATCCGCAGGATGCGCAGGTCGATTCGCACCGTCTTATGGTGCGTGCCGGGCTTATTGAAAAGCTCGGTGCGGGTCTGTACCACATCCTGCCCATGGGACTGCGCTCTCTGCGCAAGATCGAGCGCATCGTCCGCGAGGAGATGGACCGCACCGGTGCCTACGAATTTGAGCTGCCGGTTCTTGTTCCTGCCAGCCTATGGGAGAAGTCGGGCCGCTGGCATGTGATGGGCAAAGAGATGTTCCGCCTGAAAGACCGGCATGAGAACTGGAACGTTCTCGGGCCGACGCATGAAGAAACCTTCACCGAGCTGATGTCGGGTCTTCTCAAATCATATAAAGATCTGCCCGTAAACGTATATCAGATTCACACAAAGTTTCGCGATGAGATTCGTCCGCGATTCGGTGTCATCCGTTCTCGCGAATTCATCATGAAGGACGCCTATTCGTTTCATAACGATCAGGACAGCCTGAACGCCACATACGACGATATGCGCCTTGCCTATCGACGGATCTTTGCTCGCGCCGGCCTGGAGACCATTCCCGTCGAGGCCGACACGGGCGCTATGGGTGGCTCAGGCTCAGAAGAGTTCATGGTCGCCTCGCATATCGGCGAAGAGACGCTTCTGCTTTCTGAGTCGGGCAGCTATCGCTCCAATCAGGAAAAGACGCCGGTTCTGTACGAAGAGCTGAAGGGCGAGATCGCCGATATCGCGGCCGCCGATGCGAAGAAGCGCCTGAAAAAGATCCATACGCCGAATACGAAGACGATCGAAGAGTTAGCCGCTTTTCTAAAAAAGAGCACCGATACGCTTCTGAAGACGGTTCTCTACCGAGCCGACTATGTGGACGGAAAGACAGAGACGGTGATGATTCTGATTCGCGGCGACAGGCAGCTGCATGAGATCAAACTCAAGAATCATTTAGGCGCCCTTGAGGTCGCTCCGGCTCCAAACGGCGATTTCGATGAAATAGGCAGCGTGGCAGGTTTTGCCGGCGCTCTGAATCTCAAGAAAGAGATTCGCGTGTTATTCGATCGGTCGTGTGCGACGCGACCTTCATGGGTGACGGGCGCTAACGAAGTCGATCATCATCTTGAGGGCTTTCATCCCGTTCTTGTCGACGAGAAATGGAAGGATAAGTTGGTCGATCTTTCCCTTGCCGTGGCCGGCGATCCTTCTCCGGATGGGGACGGGAAGCTGCGAGATGTGAAAGGCATCGAGGTCGGTCACATCTTCAAGCTCGGCGATAAATATACGAAAGCGATGAATCTTACCGTTCTGAACGATAAACAGAAGCCCGTGCATCCGCTTATGGGATGCTATGGCATCGGGTTGAACCGGACGATGGCGACCGTGATCGAGCAGAACTTCGACGAGAAGGGTATCATCTGGCCGATCAGCGTCGCTCCTTTTGAATTCCTGCTGGTCGACATCTGCAAAACGGACGAAGAGAAGTCTCGCGTGCGTGAACTCTACCGCATTCTTCGCGCAGAATTCGACATCCTCTGGGATGATCGCGATCTGCGACCCGGCGTGAAGTTCAACGACGCCGAACTGATCGGATTTCCCGTCCGTATCACGGCGGGTAAGACGTTTTTTGAAACGGGCAAACTGGAAGTCGTTATCCGTCAGGATAACGAGAAGCTTGAGATCGACGCCTCTGTGCTCGTCATGGAGCTGCGAAAGATTCGCGAGGACCTTTACGGGCGTCTGCCTGCGTTGCCCGAGTCTCCGTATGAGGAAAGATAA
- the argC gene encoding N-acetyl-gamma-glutamyl-phosphate reductase: MNSRIDVAILGAGGLTGRELLRWMLRHPNLHPVHITSDQCAGQPVSAVFAELDEPAYASLRFSKHADALPSGIPVFLATPNKDSAELAPRFREEGRAVVDLSGSFRLHDASVFEKVYGFAHPHFDWASKSVFGLPEMFREEIRSVHSEGKILANPGCYPTSVLGALAPLAPVLGKSSCIIVDAKSGVSGAGGRVEDAGFSFGGVYENFRAYKILKHQHEPEIVEHLGRAGQFTPDLVFTPHLLPTFRGILSTIVIVWNDTPDAHLLEAMVREHCEAEPFLRFRSTPEEVELKRVQNTNFIDIGIRSRGNKTVVVSALDNLVKGAAGQAIQNLNLMLGLPETAGLLLQ, encoded by the coding sequence ATGAACAGCAGAATCGATGTGGCAATCCTTGGAGCAGGCGGACTGACGGGCCGCGAACTGCTGCGCTGGATGCTGCGGCATCCGAATCTGCATCCTGTTCATATCACAAGCGATCAATGCGCAGGTCAACCCGTAAGCGCCGTTTTTGCGGAGCTTGATGAGCCCGCCTATGCCTCTTTACGCTTTTCAAAGCATGCCGATGCGCTGCCGTCGGGCATTCCCGTCTTCCTTGCTACTCCGAATAAGGATTCGGCCGAGCTTGCTCCCCGATTCCGCGAAGAGGGACGTGCCGTCGTCGATCTGAGCGGCAGCTTTCGCCTGCATGACGCATCTGTATTCGAGAAGGTCTACGGATTCGCTCATCCGCATTTTGACTGGGCTTCCAAATCCGTTTTCGGCCTTCCCGAGATGTTTCGCGAAGAAATCCGCTCCGTGCATAGTGAGGGAAAGATTCTGGCGAATCCGGGTTGTTATCCGACGTCGGTGCTCGGCGCCCTCGCCCCCCTTGCGCCAGTGCTGGGCAAAAGCAGCTGCATCATCGTCGATGCAAAATCGGGCGTGTCGGGAGCGGGCGGACGCGTCGAAGATGCCGGCTTCTCATTCGGCGGAGTCTACGAAAACTTTCGCGCCTACAAGATTCTCAAGCACCAACATGAACCCGAGATCGTCGAGCATCTTGGCCGGGCCGGCCAGTTCACGCCCGATCTGGTATTCACGCCGCATCTGCTGCCGACATTCCGCGGAATCCTCTCGACGATCGTCATCGTCTGGAACGATACGCCCGATGCACACCTGCTTGAAGCGATGGTCCGCGAGCATTGCGAGGCCGAGCCGTTTTTACGCTTCCGTTCGACTCCTGAAGAGGTGGAGCTGAAGCGCGTGCAGAACACGAACTTCATCGATATCGGCATTCGCAGCCGCGGCAACAAAACGGTCGTCGTCAGCGCCCTGGATAACCTTGTCAAAGGTGCGGCCGGCCAGGCGATCCAGAACCTGAACCTGATGCTCGGATTGCCCGAAACTGCCGGACTGTTACTGCAATAG
- a CDS encoding arsenate reductase family protein, with product MGIRLYGYRKCGTSNKAEKLFKDAGLDYEFVDITEKAPTVAFLKKVLKQAVNPDGSRSIPLAKLANPSSTTYRELNMKEKLATLKEDELLALLASHSKMIKRPVVTDGERFTVGLNEELFEKIWIKA from the coding sequence ATGGGAATCCGACTGTATGGTTATCGAAAGTGCGGAACGTCGAACAAGGCCGAGAAGCTCTTTAAAGACGCCGGCCTGGACTATGAGTTCGTCGATATAACAGAGAAGGCTCCGACGGTCGCATTCTTGAAGAAAGTGCTCAAGCAGGCAGTAAATCCTGACGGCAGCCGGAGTATTCCTCTGGCGAAACTGGCGAATCCATCAAGCACGACCTATCGCGAGCTGAATATGAAAGAGAAGCTCGCTACGCTTAAAGAGGACGAGCTGCTTGCCTTACTGGCCTCGCACAGCAAGATGATCAAGAGGCCTGTGGTCACCGACGGGGAACGGTTCACGGTCGGCCTGAATGAAGAACTATTTGAGAAAATCTGGATAAAAGCATGA
- the trpB gene encoding tryptophan synthase subunit beta, giving the protein MGSEIQNPFEDRDTRRFLKHLSRDAFKEKAFFPEDGYFGPFGGRYSPEVLVPAIEELEAVYTKALKSTSFLKEWKRYQREFAGRPSKLTYAPRLSEAWGAQIWLKREDLNHTGSHKINNALGQALLAKRMKKKRLIAETGAGQHGVATATVAAHFGFECTVYMGAEDVRRQKLNVYRMQLLGATVVPVTSGTGTLKDATNEAMRDWAKTVGETHYVIGSAIGPHPFPTLVRDFQSVIGLESRKQMLKKAGALPDIAVACVGGGSNAIGLFHGFLGDRDVRLIGAEPGGRSDEPGEHAASVFAGRPGYFHGTHSLFIQKDDGQIQDVHSVSAGLDYPGVGPQHAYLAKIGRVEYTRVPDAEALDAFVQVTRLEGIVPALESAHAFVVARREAALKKGSRMLVCLSGRGDKDVAEVARLLELPDV; this is encoded by the coding sequence ATGGGATCAGAAATACAGAATCCGTTCGAGGATCGTGATACAAGGCGCTTTCTCAAGCATCTGAGTCGCGACGCATTTAAAGAAAAGGCCTTTTTTCCCGAAGACGGCTACTTCGGACCCTTTGGAGGGCGTTATAGCCCCGAGGTGCTTGTTCCCGCCATCGAAGAGCTTGAGGCTGTTTATACGAAGGCACTCAAGTCGACCAGCTTTCTGAAAGAGTGGAAGAGATATCAAAGAGAATTCGCAGGCAGGCCTTCAAAGCTGACCTACGCTCCGCGGCTTTCTGAGGCATGGGGAGCGCAGATCTGGCTCAAGCGCGAAGATCTGAACCATACGGGATCTCATAAAATCAACAACGCCCTCGGGCAGGCTCTTCTGGCGAAGCGCATGAAGAAAAAGCGTCTGATAGCCGAGACCGGCGCCGGACAGCATGGAGTGGCTACGGCAACGGTCGCCGCCCATTTCGGTTTTGAATGCACGGTGTATATGGGAGCCGAAGACGTCAGGCGTCAGAAGCTGAACGTGTATCGCATGCAGCTTCTTGGCGCCACCGTCGTTCCGGTTACATCGGGCACGGGAACGCTGAAAGACGCCACAAACGAGGCGATGCGCGACTGGGCGAAGACGGTCGGCGAAACGCATTACGTCATCGGGTCGGCCATCGGACCGCATCCTTTTCCCACGCTGGTGCGTGATTTTCAATCGGTTATAGGACTTGAATCGCGAAAGCAGATGCTCAAGAAGGCCGGTGCGTTACCCGACATCGCCGTCGCCTGTGTGGGCGGAGGCTCCAATGCCATCGGACTCTTTCACGGATTCCTGGGGGACCGCGACGTGCGTCTGATCGGCGCCGAGCCGGGCGGTCGATCCGATGAACCGGGCGAGCATGCGGCAAGCGTTTTCGCAGGTAGGCCGGGTTACTTTCACGGAACGCACTCACTGTTTATCCAGAAAGACGACGGACAGATACAGGATGTACACAGCGTTTCAGCCGGCCTGGACTATCCCGGCGTCGGTCCGCAGCATGCGTATCTTGCAAAGATCGGAAGGGTGGAATACACACGCGTTCCGGACGCTGAGGCGCTTGATGCCTTTGTTCAGGTAACGCGTCTCGAAGGTATTGTGCCCGCCCTCGAATCGGCCCATGCCTTTGTCGTCGCCCGTCGCGAGGCAGCTCTAAAGAAAGGCAGCCGTATGCTCGTCTGTCTTTCAGGCCGGGGCGATAAAGACGTGGCTGAGGTAGCCCGGTTGCTTGAGTTACCCGACGTGTGA
- a CDS encoding DUF1569 domain-containing protein, whose translation MKERRELSFSDYSEVIKEIETLHGQGYRRGGRWTLSQVCRHLSFYFRGSLEGFGFQLPWIVRVTIGRWALNEALKTGTKKPDGGTVKQSLYEPEPDDRAAVDECIELLKRLQKHRGPLYPSALFGDLTIEQWKRVHLNHAAHHLGFLLRP comes from the coding sequence ATGAAAGAACGACGCGAGCTGTCTTTCTCGGATTACTCCGAAGTTATAAAAGAAATCGAGACTCTGCACGGGCAGGGTTATCGAAGAGGCGGTCGGTGGACGCTCAGCCAGGTCTGCCGGCATCTGTCGTTCTATTTTAGAGGATCTCTCGAAGGATTCGGCTTCCAGCTGCCGTGGATCGTGCGGGTAACGATCGGGCGATGGGCTCTAAACGAAGCGTTAAAAACCGGCACAAAGAAGCCCGACGGCGGAACGGTGAAGCAATCCCTCTATGAGCCTGAGCCCGACGATCGCGCCGCCGTCGACGAATGCATTGAACTGTTGAAAAGGCTGCAGAAGCATCGCGGCCCGCTTTACCCCTCAGCGCTTTTCGGCGACCTCACGATCGAGCAGTGGAAGCGGGTGCATCTCAATCATGCCGCACACCATCTCGGTTTCTTGCTGCGTCCCTGA
- a CDS encoding ankyrin repeat domain-containing protein codes for MKTMNAFTIGGMVSMFSLLSCFSFGKVQCAGCTVDKAYRNPQALALVHAAVSGKVDEVNRLVQGGADPNYIEEGAVPMLIWTMCAQNKKGYEALLKAGADPNLGGTGDGYTSPGVVGHPFTRDSSSRVHRGWSATVMAAAIEDPYYLRLALQYGGDPDAKKGEAADRPLLKASYEGFIENVRILLDAGADVNIHDERYPNYNAAMMAIRSYGRYDIVILLVQRGFVFDLEGIWFYRDYPVSEEMRPYRDTVLRMLKERGFK; via the coding sequence ATGAAGACGATGAATGCATTCACGATAGGAGGGATGGTTAGCATGTTTTCCCTATTATCCTGTTTTTCTTTCGGTAAGGTACAGTGTGCCGGCTGCACGGTAGATAAGGCCTATCGTAATCCGCAGGCCCTTGCCCTCGTGCATGCTGCAGTGAGCGGCAAGGTCGATGAGGTGAATCGTCTCGTACAGGGCGGTGCCGATCCTAATTACATAGAAGAGGGAGCCGTACCGATGCTGATCTGGACGATGTGTGCCCAAAACAAGAAGGGCTATGAGGCCTTACTTAAAGCAGGCGCTGACCCCAATCTCGGCGGAACAGGGGATGGTTATACTAGTCCGGGTGTTGTGGGCCACCCCTTTACCAGAGATTCCAGCAGTCGTGTTCACAGAGGCTGGTCTGCGACAGTGATGGCGGCGGCCATTGAAGATCCGTATTACCTGCGTCTGGCGTTGCAATACGGCGGTGATCCTGATGCGAAAAAAGGTGAGGCCGCTGATCGACCGCTTCTAAAGGCATCGTATGAGGGCTTTATTGAGAATGTGCGGATACTACTTGATGCTGGCGCCGATGTGAATATTCATGATGAGCGGTATCCAAACTACAATGCTGCCATGATGGCGATTCGTAGCTATGGTCGGTATGACATCGTAATTCTTTTGGTACAGAGGGGCTTTGTTTTCGATTTAGAGGGAATCTGGTTTTATCGTGATTATCCTGTCAGCGAAGAAATGAGGCCGTATCGCGATACGGTTCTGCGTATGTTAAAGGAGCGTGGTTTCAAATAG